The nucleotide sequence TATAGTACAGGATCATTCTCTGTAACTATCCCTTTACAAAAACCAGGAACAGCAGTTGAAGTATGGGCTACAGACAAAGCTGGTAATAAAGGCTCGGTAAAAAAGGTTACCGTAAAAGACACAACACCACCAACAGCACCCACAGTGGGTGAAATCTCTGATAAATCAACACAAGTATCGGGTACGGCAGAAAAAGGTTCTACTGTTACAGTCAAGTTCGGTTTCAATACGTATTCCACAGTAGCTGGAGATGGGAAATATGCGGTTCCCATTTTCTTACAAAAAGCGGGAACTGTCTTTGAAGTATGGGCTGTAGACGCTTCTGGGAATAAAAGTAAAGTTACAAAAGTGACGACAAAGGATAAAACAGCTCCAAAATCACCTGTCGTAAAAGCAGTTACAAACAAATCTACGAGTGTAACGGGGACAAGTGAAGCAAACGCAACGGTTATTGTGAAAATCGGAAGCAAGAGCTATTCAGCAAAGGCTGCTGCAAACGGAACTTTTTCAGTGAAAATTCCCGTACAAAAAGCAAAGGTAACGCTAACTGTGACCGCAACAGATGCTGCCAAGAATGTAAGTACTTCCGTTAAAATAATTGTAAAATAAAACTTTCAGTTAGCTATGCTTACCGTAAATACAGTTAATACTACAACCAAAATGGTTACGGGTAAGACAAAAGCTGCAGCGGTTGTTACGATTAAGGCTGGAACTAAAGTGATCGGAACTGGAACGGCAGATTCAAAAGGCAACTATAAAGCAACCATCAAGGTGCAAAAGAAAGGAACGACTTTACAAGTATCGGTGAAAGACAAAGCAGGGAATGTAAGTGCAGCCCGTGCTGTAAAGGTAGTATAATATGTAGACCCAGAGAGCTATCGTTCTCTGGGTCTTTATTATGGAGCAATAAATTATGAAGTAAATATGAAGCAGGTTAAGTGTTTATCTGTTTTTTGTAAAAGTAGATTAATCACCTGTTCTTTCTAGTATGATGAGTTATTATGCGAATCAGAAATGAAGAAGAGGTCACTTATGACAACTTTTACTCTAAAAAAACATTATCTTACATTAAGCCTTTTTCTTAGTATAATCGTGCCTCCCGTCGGTATTTTCCTGTTATTGTTTATTGGGTGGTTCCACTTGCACAAGGCATGGAAAAAAGGCGAGAAGGTAAAGTTAACACTAGGTTTGTTTTTGCTAGGCTGCATGTTTGTTTCCACAATATGTGCATCCATCGCAATGAACAATTATTCATATTTTTTAGTGTCTGCATTGATTCTTGCTTACATGGGTTTGTATATGAAAATTGCAAACAATCGCTTGAAAGTATTTCGCTCGTTTAAATATGTTGTTATCTTTGGCGGCGTATACTTTTATGGAATATACCCCTTTCAGCAGTGGATGATGGAAATGCCAGTATTAAGTTATTTTACAGGTGC is from Fictibacillus sp. b24 and encodes:
- a CDS encoding Ig-like domain-containing protein translates to MLTVNTVNTTTKMVTGKTKAAAVVTIKAGTKVIGTGTADSKGNYKATIKVQKKGTTLQVSVKDKAGNVSAARAVKVV